AAAAGATGCTGAAGTAGTGTTACTCTaacttgagtacaatttcttGTTTTCTACCAACCTTTGATCTTATGGTCACAACAGATTTGCTCCTCAAAGAAAAACCAGTTCACATTCTGCATCCTGTTCCCTCCTAAGATGCCTTTGCTCTGTAATTCTTCACTCTTATCTCTCACACAATCCCCGTAAAGCCCTGTAAAACCCGGTCCTTCCCACTTTGCCCTCCTCTGGTGCAGCTCTTTCTATCATGCTGGAGCAGTAGCTCGCTCCAAAAACAGGCTGCCCTGCTCTGATCCCCCTCTCTGCAGCCGCTCGCTCCCAATCTGCAGCCCAGCTGTTCCACATTAGCACATCCAGAGCTGGCGCAGACCAGAAGACGTGTGAATGCAGCAGCAAAGTCTGCAGATTTAGGCCTGATCCTCCTTTGCTCTCAAATGCGAGACAAGAGGATTTTTTCCTCACTCTTTAAGACGCTGAAAGTTTATTTCTGGGGCGTGTAGTAAAGATTTCTTTCTAATAAATCTATCATACTGAGGCAAAACAGTAGCTAATACTGCAGCAGCATCTTCCTGATACTTTAACATCACCCAATCTGATCAATGCATTTTATATGTAATTGTATCAAAGAGGATGAAATGAACTACAGAATGTTACGGccataaaaaaaagtaactatgagaataaagtcaaaaaattacaagaataaagttgtatgagaataaatacaaaataatgagaataaggacctaattttaagaaaacagttataatattacaagaataaaactgtatgaaaataaaagtgaaataatgagAGTAAAgtgatattttgaaaataaaatcatatcataagaataaagttgtaataatgagaacaaagtcataatattacaacaataaaattgtaatatttgatcagttactcaacTTTATTACAGGAATGAAgttgtatgagaataaagttgaaatattacaaaaatattcatattatgagaacaaagtcataataatctgacaagtcaaaatattatgacGTTAATAAAGTCAGTATTAGTgtcattatttggtaaataatgggacttttaatgcaaagttccaTTAAAATAGTAATTTTCATAAAGACTGTCATGGTGTTACAACATGTTTTATGACTGTCATGAAAGTTTTACCCAGATTTCTCTGTAAACTTTtgaaaactcacatttttgtctctgttttgtctgatttcagaAAAGTGTCCCCTCTCTGAAAACCGCCGCCGCCGACAGGAGAGCCGTTTCCAGATCAATGCCGCCATTATTCCTGGACTCCTGCATGTGGCGAGTGTTTCTGAGAATGTAACTGAAGCCCCTCCGCAGGGGAACCGTAACGTTCAGACCGACAGAGTGTTTTCATCCTAAACATCCGACGCAATCTCCCAACAAACAGCCATGCCTGCCAAAGCTCCCATTTACCTGAAACCCATCAGCAGcaagaaggggaaaaaatgtcGGCTGAGAGACATTTTGTCTCCTGACATGATCAGCCCTCCGCTTGGCGACTTCCGCCACACCATCCACATCGGGAAAGGTGGAGAACGAGACGCCTTTGGAGACATGTCCTTCCTCCAGGGGAAGTATGAGCTTCTGCCTGGAAAAAAGGACGTCCACGCTCACTATGGCAACCAAAGTGAGTATCTGCGAGCGCACAGCACAAGCGACGCCTCCCTCGCCGAAACTCCCTCACCGGTCCTCAAGAATGCAATCTCACTCCCAACCGTCGGGGGCAGCCAAGCGCTCACCCTCCCGCTGATCTCCTCCACCGTCTTCCCAGTTCCAGCAGATCCGCTGGAGGACTTTATGAGTCCGTCGCCGCCAATGAAAGCCAAAAACCCCGATGAGCTGGAGATGCTCCAGATGGACGCCCTGCTGAGGTCCATGGACGTCTTCGACAGCGAGCCTTCGTCGCCGTTCGCCGACCTCCAGTCGAAACCTGACGTCCTTTTGGACCTGCTGGAAGGCGCAAACAAGTCAACCTTGAAGGCGGTTGCTAAGGCTAACAAGCTAAACAAGAGCGAGGGCAGATTTGAGAAGCCGTCGCCATATTTTATCAGCGACAATAGCTTGCGCAAAGCTAATGGTAGCTTAAACAGCAACACTAGCAGCGACAGCTACGGCAGCTTCGACAACAAGATGGACTTCCAGAACAACGACGTCTTCAATCGAAACGGATACTTTAACAATGACATTACCGTGGGATTCAAGCAGGAGCTGTCCAAGTGCAACAAGGACAGGGTGGACAGGGACAGCGGCGTGGAGGAGGGACGCATTAGCGATTTTGAGTTTGAGCTTTCCAAGGAGAAAAGCGGCTCGCAGGATTCCCTCGGCCAAATCACGGGGTCGCTCCTCTCCCTGGAGTTGGACCTGGGCCCGTCCATCCTGGACGACGTGCTCAACATCNNNNNNNNNNNNNNNNNNNNNNNNNNNNNNNNNNNNNNNNNNNNNNNNNNNNNNNNNNNNNNNNNNNNNNNNNNNNNNNNNNNNNNNNNNNNNNNNNNNNATGGATAAACCCGCAGCCAAGAGCCGGCCTTAAGCTGCGCCGCGACGGACAAGAAGGGAATCTCAAAATTGAGACTTCTGAGTAATCAAAATGGTGTCTGGATATATCATTGAGATGAAAATCAGCTACAGTAAACAAAGctgcttatgtttttattgtcaaaactTCTAAGTATTCTAGCTTCTATGGAgtctttatgtttgttttgtttccatcccAGCAGCATGTTCAGGATGCACGTGCTTTGTGTTTCACCTCCGTTGTGCCTTTGATTTTCAGCTGAACATTTTCTTGTTCTCCTCTTGACCTCCAGATTAACagagaacattttcagtttatctAATAATGCACTTTTTGTTGTTCATCACATGGTTCCAATTTACTATTTCACATAACACTttgcatatttgtgtttttgacattgtaacacaaataaatgaatttttcCTATTACGTGTCTTTATTTTGCAGTGAATGTTTACATACAGTCatggtaaaaaagaaatatgtccttgatttctttttttgtttggggtctttatctattaaaatattgtgtCAAGTGCTTAAGACAAACAGATCCACTAACAAAAGAACGATTAAGCCAAAATGGAGAAGCTGAGTGAAAAGATTTAAGTATGACAGCGAGTAAGATGGAGAAATTTTGAGATCTCAGAATGATTTTTTTNNNNNNNNNNNNNNNNNNNNNNNNNNNNNNNNNNNNNNNNNNNNNNNNNNNNNNNNNNNNNNNNNNNNNNNNNNNNNNNNNNNNNNNNNNNNNNNNNNNNtagaaaaaacaagaacatttcagagattgaaaagtcaaaaatttgcaagaagaaaaaacaaaccttgagattaatgtcagacattttctagaaaataaataaaaatttgaagagtcaaacatttttaatttctgtaactcagaaatttctaaaatttctgtgatctaaaaatttcagggttttttggtggaaatttactctttttaaaatatatttagtacataagtttgattgacagcattaagccccgcctcctggctcttattggttgtttttggtgcatttctttagATGGCAATAGAAGCTCAGAAAGGAGACttatcttttcacagattatctgtctcaaactgtcacaacatggtgacagttttaacaaataagtaaaagacattttttataaaaactacatgctgcagctttaattaaaaaaaacatgaactttccCTTTCCTCCATTAGAACCATAGAGGGACACAGAAAGGCTGCAAAACTTACAAACAATCCCAGCAGGAAACCAATAAGCCTCAAGCTGCGGGATGGAGCCACAGAGCGTATTTATTGTGCTGCCTCTCACATTCCTGACATTCTGCCTCCTTGCCCTGCTGTGGGAGCCTCCGTGGGCCTTCATGGGCCCGGCAAGGCGCCTGCTCCGTGTGTTAGCGTGGGACAGGCGCACAGCGGAGGGGAGCGTCTGACATTCCTTGGATTCCAGCCACAAGTGTCCAGGACCGGACATAAATCAGCTGTTTCAGGTCAGGAGGAAGGACACGTGATCCATCAGCTGTAAAGAACAGAGGCTATAAAACACTCATAACACACACCGTGGTTTAACCTCTGCGTTTGAGCCATGGAGCTccacttttatttctgctggttaaaaaaataagcattagCATAACGGTATGATGCTGCAATACGATGGATTACTAGGGTAcatgctaagaaaataaaaataaaataaaattacgagaataaagtcaaaataatatgaaaatgagGTTGTAGTAtttaagaataaagtcatagtattacAACTTTATGcttataatattatgacttgATTCTCCAAATAAAGTCACAAGTCTAATGGCTTTATtgtcaaaatatgactttattcagatattattttgactttattctcataataatatgactatttttgttttattttaacttcattttcCCATTATTTCGACTTCATTTTCGTAATACTACGACTACTCTCGTATTGTTTTGCccttattcttgtaatattataacatattgttaaattatattataaaataacatattATTACAAAGACAAACACTGTCATACGTGTTTGTCTTTGTAATATTATTTCATTCTcgttttatttcaactttattcttgtaactttgactttattcttgtaattttattttattcttcatatGGCCTTAATACTTTATATGAAACCAGCGACCTTGTTCATTTTTGCAACCCCTAAAACCCAAAAACACTTCAGCGTTGGTACCGAAACCTGATTACAAAGGTTTAAGATTAGAGCTGGGACCTCAGCgcgttaattttgattaattaattgcataaactttaatgcatacatttttttaacagatataAATCgcaattatttttgtcatttgtttatatacagtacagaccaaaggtttggacacacctgtctaattcaatgggttttctttactttcatgactatttataaggcaagaaatcccacttattaacctgacagggctcacctatgaagtgaaaaccatttcaggtgactacctgttgaagctcatcaagaaaatgcagagtgtgtgcaaagcagtaatcacagctaaaggttgctactttgaagaaactagaatataaggggtattttcagttgttttacacttttttgtttagtgcatatttccacatgtgttattcatagttttgatgccttcagtgtgaatctacaatgtcaatagtcatgaaaataaaggaaactcattgaattaaaaggtgtgtccaaacttttggtctgtactgtatatatatatatataaaaaaacccatCCTGAGCCGGAACCTTTGTTGAGTGTTTCTGGTAGGCCCGTAAATCTGACAAGCAGAATCAGCAGCGATAGACGACAAATGAGCTTCTCTTGGCCCACTGGGAGttaatttctgtttctgaaatgaTCTAATTGGACTCTGAAAAGTCTATTGTTGTGTttaagttgtgctaaaaggagttagcatCTGATAGTTGAACAACctaaatgacaaattaaaaacaataaatgtctcTGTTCTTGAGCTCATATGtctgtttattcaataatttagcaacaaaacGTTTGTAGATGTAtggtttttcaataaaatgggATGAATGTTGATCAATTAATTAGAAAATCTGCAAACTTGACTCAAAATTTCAATCAACTTCCATCACTGTTTAAGATTTATTAGAAATTTTGCTTAAAGGATGAATGAAACCAAAACTACTATGCCTGTTGTTTGCTTCCCTTAAACACCGACACTGTCTCATCCTTTAtggagaaaacaacacaaatttgCTTTCATAAAAACGCTAATTTCACATGCAAATAATTATCTGGTTTCAATCCTGACAATGTGGCCTCAGAAAGTTCGTAAACAAACTGGGCTAGACGAGGCATTCAGAGGCGCTTCAAAAACCAGATGTTCAATCAGACACGACTGTTTCTCCacgcaacaacaaaaaaacaagaaacagtgTCACAGCAGACATCCCAGACCAGTGGAAAATCCCAGCTACGACTCCAAAGCGTTTGCATATGCTGAGCTGAAGGATACAGCCTGGGAACATGGGTAATGAGAACCCTCACCGCCGGGGTAATTACTATGCTTATACCTGCAAAGGTCCATCACTGACTTGATGACAGCGCTCCATTTTGACAGGTGTGGAACCAAAAGCCCATTTCagttggttaaaaaaagaagtgcagGACCGCAGCAACGTTGCATGTTTTGTAACATATTAAAAGATTCTGCAAGCCAAAATACCAGGAAATACCAGAGCTCTGCTGAAACCAAAGCAAATAATATTCATATGTTAAGAGTTTAAGCAGTCAATTGGCATTCTGCGTTTtgcagcactgcaaaaacaaaatcttaccaagtacttttggtcttgtttctagagcaaacattttacttcacttcaaataagacaaaactaacttacaagtaacttttcagcaacatatagaggtttgttttaagtcaataattccttaatattgattaaaaagttctagttccattgatTATTTAACTTACAACATCAGAAAAAGTCTTgacataaatgaaataaactgccagtggaactagaattgagttgctaggtaacggctgggcttggctggcgttgctaggtaatgattgtaaaataagtgaaataatctgccagtggaacgaACACTTTTTCGTCAATACATGAATGTCaatgttgacttaaaacaagcatcTATAGTTTGCTGAAATTTACTTATAAGTTTGTACcttataagacaaaactaagatatttgcactagaaactagaccaaaaatacttggtaagattttgtgtttttgcagtgagaggtttgtcTTAAGTAAGATTGATGtgcttgttcttttttcttgcaGAACTGAGATAGCGAGTCATCTGCATTTAAGCTGCGTCGCTCCTGTCTTGTCTCTCACAGGGAGCCAGAGGGGAGGCGAGAAAATACCAAAGATGGAAGACAGGAATAGTCGTGGTGGCCTGTTTCTCATTACACGGGGGGCCAAAGTGgatgtttgacctgaagaaaccTTGACTCTGACTGCCTCTGATCCTCCATGTTAACAACACAGAATAGAGCTGGAGAATCAGGCGGCTCATTGTGTGACACCCACAGGTTTAGAACAATATTCCACTTGTTTTCCTGGCAAATCCTGCGTTAGTGCAGCTTGAATGTGTTTCTCAGCTCAGTTGAAAATCTCTTGAGATAAAAATCGCTGGAACATTGATGTGTACGAGCGtgagttatgtttatttttaaaggactGCACAGCACTCAGCTGAAGTTCAATTATAAACAGATCAAAATCCAATAAAAcgatttaaaaatctgttttcaaagGTGCTGCCACAGTCAGCAAAACCCAGGTTTAGAGGTggattattttatgcttttagcCACACATGGACGGCCAGTTGCA
The Xiphophorus hellerii strain 12219 chromosome 22, Xiphophorus_hellerii-4.1, whole genome shotgun sequence genome window above contains:
- the cdc42ep3 gene encoding cdc42 effector protein 3; amino-acid sequence: MPAKAPIYLKPISSKKGKKCRLRDILSPDMISPPLGDFRHTIHIGKGGERDAFGDMSFLQGKYELLPGKKDVHAHYGNQSEYLRAHSTSDASLAETPSPVLKNAISLPTVGGSQALTLPLISSTVFPVPADPLEDFMSPSPPMKAKNPDELEMLQMDALLRSMDVFDSEPSSPFADLQSKPDVLLDLLEGANKSTLKAVAKANKLNKSEGRFEKPSPYFISDNSLRKANGSLNSNTSSDSYGSFDNKMDFQNNDVFNRNGYFNNDITVGFKQELSKCNKDRVDRDSGVEEGRISDFEFELSKEKSGSQDSLGQITGSLLSLELDLGPSILDDVLNIMDKPAAKSRP